A stretch of DNA from Clostridium sp. JN-9:
ATTAATAACTGAAGATCAGGCTGAAAAGATGAAAGCCATGGGTAATGAGGAAGTATAAACATTTATAAGAAGAGAGGTATAGTATGAATATTAATAAAGCTATTAGAAAGCAAAAAAGATCTTATAAAAGATTTATGCTGTCTATGTGCTTTATTTTTTTACTGCTTCCTATAGTTTTGCTTGTGCTCAAGAGTTTTAAAATTTTTTATATAGTATATTTAATTATAATTCAGCTTCTTATTTTAGCTGCCATGTTAATAAGAAGCAATAATGAAACATTGAAATTTGAGTATAATAACTATAGACTAAAGATAAATCAGGGAAAGATGAGGCAGGAGTTAAATATATTATGTGAAAAGGTAGTTTATGTACATACGGAGAGTATAGAAGATGAGGAAGATTTCAATATATATTTAATATGCAGTTCAAAGTTTAGAAGCAAGCGTTTATTTCCAATCAGCCTTAACTTTTTAAAAAATCATCCATATATTTCTTATTATTACAGTAAGATAAAAAAGCAGTACCCCGAAAAGCAATATTATTACACTGTTATAAAAAGCGGCAGGCTAATTAAATATGCACTATTAGATGCTATTTATAAAAGCTGCGTTTATGCAGAGTATTCTGAAGATGCCATTGAAAAAATTAAAAGATACAGGGAAGACTCTTACAAAAAATGATTTAAATATAAAGAATATTTAGCGGCAAATTAAAATATTAATTATAGAATAAATTTTTTTTAGGTGAGATTTTGAATAATAATTATACAGTTATGGTAGTGCTGTTTGGAAGTTTAATATCATTAATCGGCACAATGATAGGTGCATCTATGGGAATAATGGTAAGAAAGCCTTCAAATAAATTGCTTGGAGCTACAGTAGGATTTGCAGGGGGATTAATGCTGTCTATAGTAGTATTTGATCTGATTCCTGAATCAATTACTCATTGGGGGCTTTTCAGAACTGTTTTTTTCTGCATTATTGGAGTAGTAACTATTATTTATATGGACAGGAAGGTCAGCTTAAAAGGCATGAACCAGCATATGAAGGTTGCTGTAATGACGGCTTTGGGATTGATGATTCACAATTTCCCTGAAGGAATAATCATGGGATGCGGGTTTGCAACTGGAGGAAGCCTTGGCCTTAAGATGAGCTTAGTAATAGCAATTCACGATATCCCGGAAGGAATATCAGTATCAGCACCATTAATGGCTTCAAAAGTAAAAGCTGGGAAGATACTATTATATGCTTTTTTAACAGCCTTTCCAACTGCTATAGGAGCATTTCTGGGAGCCTATATTGGTTCTATATCCAAGGATATATTAGGGGCATGTTTAGCACTTGCTTCAGGTATAATGCTTTTTGTTGTATGCGGAGAAATGATGCCGGAATCAAACAAACTTTGGGATGGATTAACCAGCACCTTGGGAGTGCTTGGAGGAATTTTATCAGGACTTATAATAATACAGTTTTTATAAAGGTGGGAAAAATATGATTACAAAAGTTGTTAAAGTGGATGACAATAATATCAGCAGAGATGCTATTAGTGAAGCAGGGGAAATTATAAGACGCGGAGGCCTTGTGGCATTCCCTACAGAAACAGTATATGGCTTAGGAGCAAATGCACTTAATGAAGAAGCAGTTAAAAAGATTTTTTTAGCCAAGGGAAGACCTCAGGATAATCCTCTTATAGTTCATATTTCAGATATAGAACAGATTTATCCTTTAGTAAAATCTATTCCCCAGGTTGCAAAAAAGTTAATGAAAAAATTCTGGCCTGGTCCAATGACTATAATTTTACAGAAAACAGATGTAATTCCTGATGTAACCAGTGCTTCATTAGATAGTGTAGGTATTAGGATGCCTTCAAATAAAATTGCACATGAGCTTATAAGCGCTGCCAATGTTCCCATAGCTGCCCCATCAGCAAACATTTCAGGGAGACCAAGCCCTACTGATGTTGAGAGATGTGTTGAGGATTTAGACGGTAAAGTGGATTATATCATTGGGGGAAGTATCTGCAAAGTTGGAGTGGAATCTACAGTAATTGACTGTACTGTGTATCCGCCATGTGTGCTTAGGCCTGGTGGAATCACACTGGAAATGCTAAGGGAAGTTGACAATAAAATATATGTAGATCCCGCAATTATGAAAAAGCCAAATGCAGATTTAAAACCTAAAGCACCGGGAATGAAATACAGACACTATGCTCCTAAGGCACCGCTGAAAATTGTTAATGGGGATTTGAAAAAAACTATTGCAAAAATAAATGAAATAGTGCAAAATTATATAGATGAAAATAAAGTAGTGGGAATAATGGCTACTGATGAAACTATTGCCCACTATAAAAATGGTATTGTAATATCTTTGGGAAGCAGAGAGGATTTAAGCACTATAGCTAAAAATTTATTTGAAACATTAAGAATTTTTGATGAT
This window harbors:
- a CDS encoding ZIP family metal transporter; translation: MVVLFGSLISLIGTMIGASMGIMVRKPSNKLLGATVGFAGGLMLSIVVFDLIPESITHWGLFRTVFFCIIGVVTIIYMDRKVSLKGMNQHMKVAVMTALGLMIHNFPEGIIMGCGFATGGSLGLKMSLVIAIHDIPEGISVSAPLMASKVKAGKILLYAFLTAFPTAIGAFLGAYIGSISKDILGACLALASGIMLFVVCGEMMPESNKLWDGLTSTLGVLGGILSGLIIIQFL
- a CDS encoding L-threonylcarbamoyladenylate synthase; amino-acid sequence: MITKVVKVDDNNISRDAISEAGEIIRRGGLVAFPTETVYGLGANALNEEAVKKIFLAKGRPQDNPLIVHISDIEQIYPLVKSIPQVAKKLMKKFWPGPMTIILQKTDVIPDVTSASLDSVGIRMPSNKIAHELISAANVPIAAPSANISGRPSPTDVERCVEDLDGKVDYIIGGSICKVGVESTVIDCTVYPPCVLRPGGITLEMLREVDNKIYVDPAIMKKPNADLKPKAPGMKYRHYAPKAPLKIVNGDLKKTIAKINEIVQNYIDENKVVGIMATDETIAHYKNGIVISLGSREDLSTIAKNLFETLRIFDDKNVDLILSESFEENGVGLAIMNRLKKSAGFDIINLN